The Tistrella bauzanensis DNA window CGACCATGGCCGGCGTCGCCCTGGTCGGCGCCGCCATCCTGTCCGGTCCCGGCATCACCGGCCGCGCCGCCGCGCAGATCTCGGGTGCGCCGGTTGCCGCCGAGGATCAGCGCCATGATTTCGACATCCCCCGCCAGCCGCTGGTGCAGGCGATCAATGCCTTCAGCAGCGCCACCGGCTGGAATGCGGGCTTCGCCGCCGGGCTCGATGCCGGCATCGTCTCCCCAGGCGTCCGCGGCCGGCTCGACAGTGAACAGGCCCTGCGCCAGTTGCTGTCGGGCACCGGCCTCACCTATCGCATCACCGGCCCGCGGGCGGTGATGCTGGAAGCTCTGCCGCCAGCCGAGGCCGGCACCACCCGGCTCGATCCGCTCACCATCGATGCCGGGCGTCAGGGCACGGCACGCGGCGCGGTCGCCGGCATCGCCGCCAGCCATTCGGTCACGGCATCCAAGACCGACACCCCGATCATCCTCACCCCCCAGGCGATATCGGTCGTCACCCGCGATCAGATGGACATGCAGGGCTCCGACACCGTCACCCAGGCGCTGCGCTATGCGCCGGGCGTGATCAGCCAGTATGGCAATGTCGATCTCCGGCTCGACTGGTTCACGGTGCGCGGCTTCACCCCCGGGCGTTATCTCGATGGCCTGCGCCTGCCCTTCGGGTCGCGCGGCTATGCCCAGCCGCGCATCGAGCCCTATGGCCTTGAACGCATCGAGGTTCTGAAGGGCCCGGCCTCGGTGCTCTATGGCCAGAACGCGCCCGGCGGCCTGCTGGGCATGACATCCAAGCGCCCCACCGCCGACAGGCTGAACGAGATCGAGCTTGGCACCGGCAGCTATGGCCGTCGGCAGTTGGCCGGCGATTTCTCGGGCGCCATGGATGACGACAACCGTCTGCTCTATCGCCTGACCGTGGTCGGGCGCGAGGCCGACACCCAGTATGACCATGTCGAGGAGGACAAGATCTTCGTGGCCCCGGCATTCACCTGGGCCGGCGACGACACGACACTGACGGTGCTGTCGCAATACCAGAAGATCCGCTCGGAAGGCGGCGGCGGCGCGCCGGTCCTGCCCTCGATCGGCACGCTCTATCCGCATCCCGACGGCTATATCCCCACCAATCGTTTCGTGGGCGAGCCCGATTACGACCTGTTCACCAACGAGCAATGGATGCTGGGCTACGAGGTCGAGCACCGGCTGGACGATGTCTGGACCGTCAGCCACAGCCTGCGCTATGCCGATGTCGACACCAGCACCCGGCGGGTGCAGGGCTATGCGCTATCGGATCAGACCCTCTACCGCTATGCATGGGCCTTCCCCGAAACCGCCCGCAGCCTCACCGCCGACACCCGCGCCGAGGCCCGTTTCGAGACCGGTCCGGTTGGCCATGATCTGCTGATCGGCGTCGATCTGCTTCACGAGAACAGCCATTTCGACGAGACCCAGCTTGCGATGGTCGCGCCGATCGATGTCTTCGACCCGGTCTATTCGGGCGGCATCACCGTGCCGCCAGTCGGCACCAGCATCGACCAGACCCGCCGCCAGACCGGCGTCTATGTCCAGAACCTGATGAGCCTGGGGCGCTGGCATCTGATGCTTGGCGGGCGTTATGACCACGCCGAGGCCAAGACCGATACCAACGGCACCATTGTCCGTCACGATGACGAGGCATTCACCGGCCGCGCCGGCCTGGTCTATGCCTTCGACAACGGCCTCGCCCCCTATATCAGCTACACGACCTCGTTTCAGCCGCTTGGCGGCTCAACGCCTGACGGCCGGCCGCTTGAGCCGATGGAAGGCCGGCAGGCTGAAATCGGGCTGCGCTATCAACCGGTCGGCTATAACTCGATGATCACGGTCTCGGCCTATCATCTGGTGCAGGAGAATGTCGCCACCAGCACCACCGGCGGTGCCTTCATCCAGAGCGGCGAGGTCGAGGTGAAGGGGCTGGAGGTGGAAGCCCATGCCGATCTGGGCGAGGGCTACCGCGCGATCGCAAGCTATGCCTATAGCGACAGCGAAATCACTGAAACCGAACGCGACGCACAGCTTGGCCGGCAACTGGCCTTCGTGCCGCGCAACACCGCCGCCCTCTGGTTGGACAAGAGCTTCGACAATGGCGTCGCCGACGGGCTGGGGCTGGGCGCCGGCGTGCGCTATATCGGCCATCTCTATGGCGAATTGGACAATCAGTTCAAATCCCCGGGCGTGACCCTGTTCGATGCCGGGCTGCGGTTCGATCTGGGCCGGCTCAGCCCCGATGCCGCGGGTGCGAGCCTCGCCGTCAACGCCACCA harbors:
- a CDS encoding TonB-dependent siderophore receptor translates to MTTRHQPLCPTSGRRAAARPARRATMAGVALVGAAILSGPGITGRAAAQISGAPVAAEDQRHDFDIPRQPLVQAINAFSSATGWNAGFAAGLDAGIVSPGVRGRLDSEQALRQLLSGTGLTYRITGPRAVMLEALPPAEAGTTRLDPLTIDAGRQGTARGAVAGIAASHSVTASKTDTPIILTPQAISVVTRDQMDMQGSDTVTQALRYAPGVISQYGNVDLRLDWFTVRGFTPGRYLDGLRLPFGSRGYAQPRIEPYGLERIEVLKGPASVLYGQNAPGGLLGMTSKRPTADRLNEIELGTGSYGRRQLAGDFSGAMDDDNRLLYRLTVVGREADTQYDHVEEDKIFVAPAFTWAGDDTTLTVLSQYQKIRSEGGGGAPVLPSIGTLYPHPDGYIPTNRFVGEPDYDLFTNEQWMLGYEVEHRLDDVWTVSHSLRYADVDTSTRRVQGYALSDQTLYRYAWAFPETARSLTADTRAEARFETGPVGHDLLIGVDLLHENSHFDETQLAMVAPIDVFDPVYSGGITVPPVGTSIDQTRRQTGVYVQNLMSLGRWHLMLGGRYDHAEAKTDTNGTIVRHDDEAFTGRAGLVYAFDNGLAPYISYTTSFQPLGGSTPDGRPLEPMEGRQAEIGLRYQPVGYNSMITVSAYHLVQENVATSTTGGAFIQSGEVEVKGLEVEAHADLGEGYRAIASYAYSDSEITETERDAQLGRQLAFVPRNTAALWLDKSFDNGVADGLGLGAGVRYIGHLYGELDNQFKSPGVTLFDAGLRFDLGRLSPDAAGASLAVNATNLLDETYVSTCLSANACYWGAGRAVTASLKYRW